One Alnus glutinosa chromosome 3, dhAlnGlut1.1, whole genome shotgun sequence genomic region harbors:
- the LOC133863666 gene encoding L-type lectin-domain containing receptor kinase S.4-like — protein sequence MAAEKLISLWVFLLLLYPVKSDLNDGDGGLLLSGFSDGFTTSAARNNMSLNGVAAFENNGVLRLTNDSLQALGHAFYSNPIQFKNSSGQVMSFSTAFAFAVIPERGAGADGLAFTISPTKDLPGAAPGPYLGLFNASIDGNFSSHILAVEFDTFKDPELNDLDDNHVGVDINSVVSNKSVRAVQFNGSATNKVDLDLKSGNVIQAWIEYNSQMNQLDVKISQDSARPKSILLSYQVNLSDILQESMYIGFSASTGSYASSHYILGWSFIMNGNANNLYLDKLPQLPNGTKKNHTGLIVGVSVPGALAVILVIALTFYIVRRKKKADAVEDWEHDIGPHRFSYKELKKATGGFKDKEVIGFGGFGRVYRGTLPNSDTQVAVKRVSHDSKQGLQEFVSEVASIGRLRHRNLVQLLGWCRRQGDLLLVYDFMPNGSLDKYLFNDQPKSILCWEQRFRIIKGVASGLSYLHEEWEQTVVHRDIKAANVLLDSEFNGRLSDFGLAKLYEHGSNANTTRVVGTLGYLAPELSRTGKPTTSSDVYAFGALLLEVVCGRRPVDPKASPENVILLDLVWEKWRVGEILDVVDQRLEGKFNQVEAVLVFKLGLMCSNDSPEARPTVRQVVRYLEGELEVQEEEVAVPYRKRSGTAEDYLHFYPTATSYDPEAGLSSPFSTLSSKGECR from the coding sequence ATGGCTGCTGAAAAACTCATCTCTCTCTGGGTCTTCCTTCTTTTACTGTACCCAGTAAAATCTGATCTAAACGATGGTGATGGTGGACTCTTGCTGAGCGGATTCAGCGACGGGTTTACTACCAGTGCTGCAAGGAACAACATGAGCTTGAACGGCGTCGCAGCGTTTGAGAACAACGGTGTGCTTCGGCTAACAAACGACTCGCTCCAAGCTCTCGGCCACGCCTTTTATTCAAATCCAATCCAATTCAAGAACTCGAGCGGCCAAGTCATGTCCTTCTCCACCGCGTTCGCTTTTGCTGTAATCCCCGAGCGCGGGGCAGGCGCCGATGGCCTCGCTTTTACAATCTCTCCCACAAAAGACCTTCCTGGGGCCGCTCCAGGCCCTTATCTTGGCCTATTCAACGCCAGCATTGATGGGAATTTCTCAAGCCACATACTTGCGGTCGAATTCGACACTTTCAAGGACCCGGAGTTGAATGACCTCGATGACAACCATGTCGGCGTCGACATCAATAGCGTAGTGTCGAACAAATCTGTTCGGGCTGTGCAATTTAACGGTAGTGCTACGAACAAGGTAGACCTTGACTTGAAGAGTGGTAACGTAATTCAGGCTTGGATCGAATATAACTCGCAGATGAATCAATTAGATGTAAAGATTTCGCAGGACTCAGCTAGACCCAAGTCTATACTTTTGTCCTATCAAGTGAATCTCTCGGATATTCTTCAAGAATCCATGTACATCGGGTTTTCTGCTTCAACTGGTTCTTACGCGAGCTCGCATTATATCCTGGGCTGGAGCTTCATCATGAATGGAAATGCTAACAATCTTTATTTAGATAAACTCCCTCAGCTCCCCAATGGGACCAAAAAAAATCACACGGGCCTAATTGTTGGTGTCTCAGTTCCAGGCGCTTTGGCTGTGATTTTGGTGATTGCTTTGACGTTTTACATCGTCAGGAGGAAAAAGAAGGCTGATGCGGTTGAGGACTGGGAGCATGATATTGGTCCGCATAGATTTTCTTACAAGGAGCTGAAGAAAGCAACAGGGGGTTTCAAAGACAAAGAGGTGATTGGGTTTGGTGGGTTCGGTCGAGTTTACAGAGGAACTCTGCCAAACTCAGACACCCAAGTTGCTGTCAAGCGTGTTTCCCATGATTCAAAACAAGGTTTGCAAGAATTCGTGTCGGAGGTTGCCAGTATTGGCCGTCTTCGTCATAGAAATTTGGTTCAATTGTTGGGTTGGTGTCGCCGGCAAGGTGATCTACTACTTGTGTATGATTTCATGCCGAATGGGAGCTTGGACAAGTACCTGTTTAATGATCAGCCTAAATCAATCCTGTGCTGGGAGCAAAGGTTCAGGATCATCAAAGGTGTGGCTTCAGGGCTTTCATATTTGCACGAGGAGTGGGAACAAACTGTAGTTCACAGAGACATCAAGGCAGCAAATGTGTTACTGGATTCGGAGTTTAATGGAAGGCTGAGTGATTTTGGTCTTGCTAAGCTATACGAGCACGGCTCCAACGCAAACACCACCAGGGTGGTGGGCACGCTGGGTTATTTGGCGCCTGAGCTGTCGCGCACAGGCAAGCCTACAACCAGCTCTGATGTGTATGCCTTTGGCGCTTTGCTGCTGGAGGTGGTATGCGGTAGAAGACCCGTGGATCCTAAAGCATCGCCTGAGAATGTCATTCTGCTGGACTTGGTGTGGGAGAAATGGAGGGTAGGAGAAATTCTTGATGTTGTTGACCAAAGGTTGGAGGGAAAGTTTAATCAGGTTGAGGCTGTTTTGGTGTTCAAACTGGGCTTGATGTGTTCAAACGATTCGCCTGAGGCACGCCCCACAGTGAGACAGGTGGTGAGGTACCTGGAAGGTGAGTTGGAGGTGCAGGAGGAGGAGGTGGCTGTGCCATATAGGAAAAGAAGTGGTACTGCTGAGGATTATCTACACTTTTATCCTACTGCTACGTCGTATGATCCTGAAGCTGGTTTAAGCTCGCCATTTTCAACTTTGAGTTCCAAAGGTGAATGCAGGTAG
- the LOC133863689 gene encoding ribulose bisphosphate carboxylase/oxygenase activase, chloroplastic isoform X1, which yields MAAAVPTIGAVNRAPLSLNSSGNGASVPTSAFLGSSLKKVSSRFSNSKVSNGSFKVVAEVEEGKQTEKDKWKGLAFDESDDQQDITRGKGMVDSLFQAPTGSGTHYAVMSSYDYISTGLRQYNLDNNMDGFYIAPAFMDKLVVHVTKNFMTLPNIKVPLILGIWGGKGQGKSFQCELVFAKMGINPIMMSAGELESGNAGEPAKLIRQRYREAADIIRKGKMCALFINDLDAGAGRLGGTTQYTVNNQMVNATLMNIADNPTNVQLPGMYNKEDNPRVPIIVTGNDFSTLYAPLIRDGRMEKFYWAPTRDDRVGVCKGIFRNDKIAADDIVKLVDTFPGQSIDFFGALRARVYDDEVRKWISGVGVDSIGKKLVNSKEGPPTFEQPTMTLEKLLEYGNMLVQEQENVKRVQLADKYLSEAALGDANQDAIKSGSFYGKAAQQVNIPVPEGCTDPNAGNFDPTARSDDGSCLYSF from the exons ATGGCTGCAGCCGTCCCCACCATCGGAGCCGTCAACCGAGCACCG CTGAGCTTGAATAGCTCTGGCAATGGAGCTTCAGTTCCAACCTCTGCCTTCTTGGGCAGCAGCTTGAAGAAGGTGAGCTCAAGATTTAGCAACTCCAAGGTCTCCAATGGGAGCTTCAAGGTTGTTGCAGAGGTTGAAGAAGGGAAGCAGACAGAGAAGGACAAATGGAAAGGCCTTGCTTTCGACGAGTCCGATGACCAGCAGGACATCACCCGTGGAAAGGGTATGGTTGACTCACTCTTTCAGGCTCCCACGGGAAGTGGAACTCACTATGCCGTCATGAGTTCTTACGACTACATCAGCACTGGACTTCGCCA GTACAACTTGGACAACAACATGGATGGTTTTTACATTGCGCCTGCCTTCATGGACAAGCTTGTTGTTCACGTCACCAAGAACTTCATGACCCTGCCTAACATCAAG GTTCCTCTCATCCTTGGTATCTGGGGAGGTAAAGGTCAGGGAAAATCTTTCCAGTGTGAGCTTGTGTTTGCCAAGATGGGAATCAA CCCCATCATGATGAGTGCCGGAGAACTGGAAAGTGGGAACGCCGGGGAGCCAGCGAAATTGATCAGGCAGAGGTACCGTGAGGCAGCTGATATAATCAGGAAGGGAAAAATGTGTGCCCTCTTCATAAACGATCTGGATGCAGGTGCTGGTCGGCTTGGTGGAACCACCCAATACACAGTGAACAACCAAATGGTTAATGCCACTCTGATGAACATAGCTGATAACCCAACAAATGTCCAGCTCCCCGGTATGTACAACAAGGAAGATAACCCCCGTGTTCCGATCATCGTCACCGGTAACGACTTCTCAACATTGTATGCTCCTCTCATCCGTGATGGTCGAATGGAGAAGTTTTACTGGGCACCTACAAGGGACGACCGCGTTGGTGTCTGCAAGGGGATCTTCCGAAATGACAAGATTGCTGCTGATGACATTGTCAAACTTGTTGACACCTTCCCCGGCCAATCAATCG ATTTCTTCGGTGCCCTAAGGGCCAGAGTTTATGATGATGAAGTGAGAAAGTGGATATCCGGTGTTGGGGTAGACAGCATTGGGAAGAAACTTGTGAACTCAAAGGAAGGACCGCCAACTTTCGAGCAGCCGACGATGACCCTGGAGAAGCTCCTCGAGTACGGAAACATGCTTGTCCAGGAGCAAGAGAATGTGAAGAGAGTCCAACTTGCCGACAAGTACTTGAGCGAGGCTGCTCTTGGAGATGCTAACCAGGATGCTATTAAGAGTGGAAGTTTCTACG GCAAAGCAGCCCAGCAAGTGAATATTCCTGTTCCTGAAGGTTGTACTGATCCAAATGCAGGAAACTTCGATCCAACTGCTAGGAGTGATGATGGGAGCTGCCTTTATTCATTCTAA
- the LOC133863689 gene encoding ribulose bisphosphate carboxylase/oxygenase activase, chloroplastic isoform X2, whose product MAAAVPTIGAVNRAPLSLNSSGNGASVPTSAFLGSSLKKVSSRFSNSKVSNGSFKVVAEVEEGKQTEKDKWKGLAFDESDDQQDITRGKGMVDSLFQAPTGSGTHYAVMSSYDYISTGLRQYNLDNNMDGFYIAPAFMDKLVVHVTKNFMTLPNIKVPLILGIWGGKGQGKSFQCELVFAKMGINPIMMSAGELESGNAGEPAKLIRQRYREAADIIRKGKMCALFINDLDAGAGRLGGTTQYTVNNQMVNATLMNIADNPTNVQLPGMYNKEDNPRVPIIVTGNDFSTLYAPLIRDGRMEKFYWAPTRDDRVGVCKGIFRNDKIAADDIVKLVDTFPGQSIDFFGALRARVYDDEVRKWISGVGVDSIGKKLVNSKEGPPTFEQPTMTLEKLLEYGNMLVQEQENVKRVQLADKYLSEAALGDANQDAIKSGSFYG is encoded by the exons ATGGCTGCAGCCGTCCCCACCATCGGAGCCGTCAACCGAGCACCG CTGAGCTTGAATAGCTCTGGCAATGGAGCTTCAGTTCCAACCTCTGCCTTCTTGGGCAGCAGCTTGAAGAAGGTGAGCTCAAGATTTAGCAACTCCAAGGTCTCCAATGGGAGCTTCAAGGTTGTTGCAGAGGTTGAAGAAGGGAAGCAGACAGAGAAGGACAAATGGAAAGGCCTTGCTTTCGACGAGTCCGATGACCAGCAGGACATCACCCGTGGAAAGGGTATGGTTGACTCACTCTTTCAGGCTCCCACGGGAAGTGGAACTCACTATGCCGTCATGAGTTCTTACGACTACATCAGCACTGGACTTCGCCA GTACAACTTGGACAACAACATGGATGGTTTTTACATTGCGCCTGCCTTCATGGACAAGCTTGTTGTTCACGTCACCAAGAACTTCATGACCCTGCCTAACATCAAG GTTCCTCTCATCCTTGGTATCTGGGGAGGTAAAGGTCAGGGAAAATCTTTCCAGTGTGAGCTTGTGTTTGCCAAGATGGGAATCAA CCCCATCATGATGAGTGCCGGAGAACTGGAAAGTGGGAACGCCGGGGAGCCAGCGAAATTGATCAGGCAGAGGTACCGTGAGGCAGCTGATATAATCAGGAAGGGAAAAATGTGTGCCCTCTTCATAAACGATCTGGATGCAGGTGCTGGTCGGCTTGGTGGAACCACCCAATACACAGTGAACAACCAAATGGTTAATGCCACTCTGATGAACATAGCTGATAACCCAACAAATGTCCAGCTCCCCGGTATGTACAACAAGGAAGATAACCCCCGTGTTCCGATCATCGTCACCGGTAACGACTTCTCAACATTGTATGCTCCTCTCATCCGTGATGGTCGAATGGAGAAGTTTTACTGGGCACCTACAAGGGACGACCGCGTTGGTGTCTGCAAGGGGATCTTCCGAAATGACAAGATTGCTGCTGATGACATTGTCAAACTTGTTGACACCTTCCCCGGCCAATCAATCG ATTTCTTCGGTGCCCTAAGGGCCAGAGTTTATGATGATGAAGTGAGAAAGTGGATATCCGGTGTTGGGGTAGACAGCATTGGGAAGAAACTTGTGAACTCAAAGGAAGGACCGCCAACTTTCGAGCAGCCGACGATGACCCTGGAGAAGCTCCTCGAGTACGGAAACATGCTTGTCCAGGAGCAAGAGAATGTGAAGAGAGTCCAACTTGCCGACAAGTACTTGAGCGAGGCTGCTCTTGGAGATGCTAACCAGGATGCTATTAAGAGTGGAAGTTTCTACGGTTAG
- the LOC133862601 gene encoding LOB domain-containing protein 33-like, with protein MTGIGSSCGACKFLRRKCTSECVFAPYFCYEQAATHFAAVHKVFGASNVSKLLLHLPVHNRSDAASTISYEALARVRDPVYGCFADIYALQQQVAHLQEEIEILGSQMANFAVGVASCGSSQATTNPCNGLQFSSQHGVIHTQYYQNQQAALLSHAESAIPNQAFDTQMDIPLHPLYGWENQNLFDDSGQNLIESLLEGIEEENFTHFPWLYNSTNAKN; from the exons ATGACTGGGATTGGCTCTTCATGTGGAGCGTGCAAGTTCCTGAGGAGAAAGTGCACCAGTGAATGCGTGTTTGCTCCTTACTTCTGTTATGAACAAGCTGCAACCCACTTTGCAGCAGTGCACAAGGTGTTCGGTGCAAGTAATGTTTCCAAGCTATTATTACACTTACCAGTACACAACCGAAGTGACGCTGCAAGCACCATTTCTTACGAAGCTCTAGCTCGGGTGCGGGACCCTGTCTATGGTTGTTTTGCTGATATCTATGCACTCCAACAACAG GTTGCCCACTTACAAGAGGAGATTGAAATCCTTGGGAGCCAAATGGCTAATTTCGCTGTTGGTGTTGCTAGTTGTGGAAGTTCTCAAGCAACTACCAACCCATGTAATGGATTACAATTCTCATCGCAACATGGTGTGATACACACACAATACTATCAAAATCAACAAGCTGCACTACTTTCCCACGCAGAAAGTGCAATTCCCAACCAAGCCTTTGATACCCAGATGGATATACCGCTCCATCCTTTGTATGGATGGGAAAACCAAAACTTATTTGATGACTCTGGCCAAAATCTCATAGAGAGCCTCCTTGAGGGAATAGAAGAAGAGAACTTCACACATTTCCCATGGTTGTACAACAGTACCAATGCCAAAAACTGA